The following are from one region of the Treponema denticola genome:
- a CDS encoding adenosine deaminase, protein MRDFDYYKKQPKADTHNHLNLSMEYSDYKKWAGFEIPNFPRKMNGLDEMHEIIGQYTRPACTTAQHVIDLIEMSIMTAIKDNVVCIEGSVDIGFIKQFNENLDAFLEGISGIVKKYKNKIKIIPELGISKTIDQSFLKQWIEPMISSKVFKNIDLYGPEVSEGIEQCVYIFKLAEKYGLKKKAHVGEFSDAASVKYFVEMFDLDEVQHGIGAAQNDKVLQFLADRKIRCNVCPQSNIMLGAAKDLKSHPLRKMMDAGVPISIGTDDILFFGKTNSEQFYDLVSEKVITEEEADQLMAIR, encoded by the coding sequence ATGAGAGATTTTGATTACTATAAAAAGCAGCCCAAGGCTGATACTCATAATCATCTGAATTTAAGTATGGAGTATTCAGACTATAAAAAATGGGCAGGCTTTGAAATTCCCAATTTTCCACGCAAAATGAACGGTCTTGATGAAATGCATGAAATAATCGGACAATATACTCGCCCTGCATGTACTACAGCACAACACGTAATAGATCTAATAGAAATGTCCATAATGACCGCAATAAAAGACAATGTTGTTTGTATTGAAGGCTCCGTCGATATTGGCTTTATAAAGCAGTTTAATGAGAATTTGGATGCTTTTCTGGAAGGGATAAGCGGTATAGTAAAAAAATATAAAAATAAAATCAAAATCATTCCTGAACTGGGAATATCAAAGACCATAGATCAAAGTTTTTTAAAACAATGGATAGAACCCATGATATCATCAAAGGTTTTTAAAAATATAGACCTTTACGGGCCTGAAGTTTCCGAAGGTATTGAACAATGCGTATATATCTTTAAATTGGCCGAAAAATACGGCTTAAAAAAGAAAGCTCATGTCGGAGAATTTTCAGATGCGGCATCAGTCAAGTATTTTGTTGAAATGTTTGATTTGGACGAAGTTCAGCACGGCATAGGAGCAGCTCAAAACGATAAGGTTCTGCAATTTTTAGCCGACAGAAAGATACGCTGCAATGTTTGTCCGCAAAGCAATATCATGCTGGGGGCAGCCAAAGACCTAAAATCCCATCCGCTACGTAAAATGATGGATGCAGGAGTTCCTATAAGCATAGGAACCGATGATATTCTGTTCTTCGGAAAAACAAATAGCGAACAATTTTATGACCTTGTAAGCGAAAAAGTTATAACCGAGGAAGAAGCCGATCAGTTGATGGCAATTAGATAA
- a CDS encoding alpha/beta hydrolase encodes MFFDNYPIKLSDTTKPFFLKGLKTAPAILLIHGYTGSPRDMIWLGHQLNEAGYNIYIPRLPGHGTNKSDFLTTNWKDWLRKVCDEYIDLCAMYERVFVGGLSMGGVLTSLIASRFNPEKIFLCAPAFIATDNRIKLTPFLKFFVKKITTVKKTYENDPEYGRAMADYNGVEYLAKSADLYKLQRLALKNMVFIRSQSLTVLSKADKLVPFKVKDLIDKTLRNQNDYLILEKSSHIVTNDVEKELVAKKIIEFLKD; translated from the coding sequence GTGTTTTTTGACAATTATCCTATCAAACTTTCAGATACAACGAAGCCCTTTTTTTTAAAAGGCCTAAAAACCGCTCCGGCTATTTTGCTGATTCATGGTTACACGGGTTCTCCCAGAGATATGATTTGGCTGGGGCATCAGCTAAATGAAGCCGGCTACAATATATACATACCTCGGCTTCCCGGACACGGCACAAATAAGAGTGATTTTTTGACTACTAATTGGAAAGATTGGCTCCGCAAGGTTTGTGATGAGTATATTGACCTCTGTGCAATGTATGAACGAGTTTTTGTAGGGGGCCTTTCAATGGGAGGGGTATTAACCTCTCTGATTGCATCGCGCTTTAATCCTGAAAAGATATTTTTATGTGCACCGGCCTTTATAGCAACAGATAACAGGATAAAACTTACTCCTTTTTTAAAGTTTTTTGTCAAAAAGATAACAACAGTTAAAAAAACTTATGAAAATGATCCCGAATATGGAAGGGCGATGGCAGACTATAACGGTGTAGAATATTTAGCAAAATCTGCGGACCTTTATAAATTACAAAGATTAGCCTTAAAAAATATGGTTTTTATAAGATCGCAAAGCCTTACAGTCTTATCAAAAGCCGATAAATTGGTGCCCTTTAAGGTAAAAGACCTCATAGATAAGACTTTAAGAAATCAAAACGACTATCTAATTCTTGAGAAAAGCAGTCACATAGTTACAAATGATGTTGAAAAGGAGCTTGTAGCAAAAAAAATAATAGAATTCTTAAAGGATTAA
- a CDS encoding sulfite exporter TauE/SafE family protein codes for MYISLQAMIFLCFCVFLAGFVDSAAGGGGLISIPAYFFVGLPAHTAIGCNKFSAACGTTFSAFRFFKNGALEWRIALVSAMFSFISSYLGMKIALGIDQVFLKKAMILILPAIAVILLLKRNFGNENKSKEIPQKKAFVLAALIGACVGFYDGLIGPGTGTIAIIAYSAWMKYDLKTASGNAKLLNLASNYASLTAVLINNKVIFSIAIPAAVCGIIGNYLGAGFALKKGAAFIRPLMIVVIILLFAKLFYDVFGKMILGLF; via the coding sequence ATGTATATATCGTTACAGGCAATGATTTTTTTATGCTTTTGTGTTTTTCTTGCCGGTTTTGTAGATTCTGCTGCCGGTGGAGGCGGCCTTATTTCTATTCCGGCCTATTTTTTTGTAGGGCTTCCGGCTCATACGGCTATAGGCTGCAATAAGTTTTCGGCAGCCTGCGGGACAACTTTTTCAGCCTTTCGATTTTTTAAGAATGGAGCTCTTGAGTGGCGTATAGCCTTAGTTTCTGCCATGTTTTCTTTTATTTCTTCCTATCTGGGGATGAAAATTGCCTTGGGAATAGACCAAGTTTTTCTAAAAAAAGCTATGATTTTAATACTTCCGGCAATAGCTGTTATTCTTTTGCTAAAACGGAATTTCGGCAATGAAAACAAATCAAAGGAAATACCGCAAAAAAAGGCTTTTGTTTTGGCGGCCTTGATAGGTGCTTGTGTAGGTTTTTATGACGGACTTATAGGTCCGGGAACAGGTACGATTGCAATTATTGCTTATTCTGCATGGATGAAGTATGACCTAAAAACGGCATCGGGGAATGCTAAACTTTTAAACCTTGCTTCAAACTATGCTTCGTTGACAGCCGTTCTCATAAATAATAAGGTTATTTTTTCAATTGCAATTCCTGCTGCTGTTTGCGGTATTATCGGTAATTACTTAGGTGCCGGATTTGCTTTAAAGAAAGGAGCCGCATTTATCAGGCCTCTTATGATTGTTGTTATAATTTTATTGTTTGCAAAATTATTTTATGATGTATTCGGTAAGATGATATTAGGATTATTTTAA
- a CDS encoding DMT family transporter, with amino-acid sequence MKLTSKQKGIMFLILSALCFASMNLSAKLAGSLPSMQKAFFRNLIAAVVSFAVLINSKEKFHLNKKNLPFFFMRAIFGTMGIVGNFYAIEHMLLADASILAKLAPFFAILFSFLFLKEKIKLYQILAVITAFSASLLIIKPAFADTGHVIAALIGACGGMMAGAAYTCVRCLSLKGEKGPLIVFFFSFFSILMLFPLFIIFYHPMSLSQIIMLLIAGLFGTGGQFCVTAAYAHAPAGSISVYDYTQIVFSAIFGFAFLGELPDRWSLLGFAIIFAVALFMFLHHEDKTEVHVDLN; translated from the coding sequence ATGAAATTGACATCGAAACAAAAGGGTATTATGTTTTTAATTTTATCGGCTCTTTGCTTTGCATCGATGAATTTATCGGCAAAGCTTGCCGGTAGTTTGCCTTCAATGCAAAAGGCTTTTTTTAGGAATCTAATAGCGGCTGTTGTGTCCTTTGCCGTGCTTATAAATTCAAAAGAAAAATTTCATTTGAATAAAAAAAATCTGCCCTTCTTTTTTATGAGGGCAATTTTCGGCACTATGGGGATTGTCGGAAACTTTTATGCGATAGAGCACATGCTCCTTGCGGATGCTTCTATTCTTGCAAAGCTGGCACCTTTTTTTGCCATTCTGTTTTCTTTTTTATTTTTAAAGGAAAAAATAAAGCTATATCAAATCCTTGCGGTAATCACGGCTTTTTCGGCAAGCCTTCTTATAATAAAACCGGCCTTTGCAGACACAGGCCATGTGATTGCAGCTCTTATAGGGGCTTGCGGAGGAATGATGGCAGGAGCCGCCTATACTTGTGTCCGCTGTCTTTCTCTTAAAGGTGAAAAGGGGCCTCTCATCGTATTTTTCTTTTCATTTTTTTCGATTTTAATGCTGTTTCCGCTTTTTATCATCTTTTATCATCCGATGAGCCTTTCTCAAATCATTATGCTATTGATTGCGGGCCTTTTTGGAACAGGAGGTCAGTTTTGTGTAACCGCGGCTTATGCCCATGCTCCGGCAGGTTCAATCTCGGTCTATGATTATACCCAAATAGTTTTTTCTGCAATTTTCGGTTTTGCTTTTTTAGGAGAACTTCCCGACCGATGGAGCCTTTTAGGTTTTGCCATAATTTTTGCAGTGGCTCTTTTTATGTTCTTACACCACGAAGATAAAACAGAAGTTCATGTAGATTTAAATTGA
- the fic gene encoding protein adenylyltransferase Fic — MKDEEKLTKMRALELWDKNLIENIEIGTFKGLQEIHRYLFQDVFDFAGEIRKVNISKGNFRFAPILFLAENLKIIDKMKSETFDEIVDKYVEMNVAHPFREGNGRSMRIWLDALLKQRLGRCVDWAKIDKFSYLSAMERSPINSLELKVLLESALTDDIQNREIYMRGIQASYEYEGMSSYDIGDM; from the coding sequence ATGAAAGATGAAGAAAAGTTGACAAAGATGCGGGCTCTCGAACTTTGGGATAAAAATTTAATTGAGAATATTGAAATTGGAACCTTTAAGGGCTTGCAAGAAATACATAGGTACCTGTTTCAAGATGTTTTTGATTTTGCAGGAGAAATTAGAAAGGTAAACATTTCAAAGGGGAATTTCCGCTTTGCTCCGATTTTATTTTTAGCTGAAAACCTTAAAATAATCGATAAGATGAAGTCGGAAACATTTGATGAAATTGTGGATAAATATGTAGAAATGAATGTTGCTCATCCTTTTAGAGAAGGTAATGGAAGAAGTATGAGGATATGGCTGGATGCTCTTTTAAAACAGCGTCTGGGACGCTGTGTTGATTGGGCAAAAATCGATAAGTTTTCTTATTTAAGCGCGATGGAGCGCTCTCCGATAAACAGTCTGGAACTTAAGGTTTTATTGGAATCTGCTCTGACCGATGATATTCAAAATAGAGAGATTTATATGAGGGGTATACAGGCATCTTATGAATATGAAGGCATGAGCAGTTATGATATTGGGGATATGTAA